In the genome of Fusarium fujikuroi IMI 58289 draft genome, chromosome FFUJ_chr02, one region contains:
- a CDS encoding related to vacuolar protein sorting-associated protein — translation MDYSSTIHDVEDPAGDSPWGNSPVSSPSRNNIAAFNPASADAPPPFRYNTQSSNGLSQDQPASQSEEFQRPGTATTASGTEDGTEASGTLNTSEAQSQSTAAEPSAGEDGQSQAHSQQHSQAGAPDSQSGQEQHPPKPAGPQYRLQAKITGLERTGKKDPILRFDVHTNIPRFRTTQFRDVRRLHSEFVKLADHLISANPEVFVPAVPPPLTSAGAGTDEDEIRVKALMQRWLNYVCGNEILMRDDEMVLFVESDFGYSPMVKKKQPATGVRRKILKQFAPPPDDTPELADARPTVKLFYLGSMDAGHKVDKLVKARRGLGLSEADYGAKLTSMHVQEPHPGLANAYRKLGKVVQTVGDYHAAQATAEATTIGDPFQYHSQDAFIVKESLTNRQILIREFLQAQEATRSKLNAADRLKASSSVRREKVDEAITALDDARQHETYLYNKTNRVTQNLVQERRKWFSRTSADLRLSIREYVLREIEAERRTLALLETVRPDIRSIDASGGLSRLGRESHPTVRRSSLAASQGPKGDSWSGVPRRSDATGRSVSGSLISKVSEEGESEESTEAAQGRQTGGRAGLKGVSEEDDEDRVDARNAASRLAASTF, via the exons ATGGACTACAGCTCCACGATCCACGACGTGGAGGATCCCGCAGGCGATTCACCATGGGGCAACTCCCCTGTGTCGTCTCCATCGCGAAACAACATTGCTGCCTTCAATCCCGCCTCAGCTGATGCTCCTCCTCCCTTTCGCTACAACACACAATCCTCGAATGGCCTGTCTCAGGACCAGCCTGCGTCTCAGTCTGAAGAATTCCAGCGTCCAGGGACTGCGACTACAGCCTCTGGCACTGAAGATGGTACTGAGGCTTCAGGTACACTGAACACCTCAGAGGCGCAGTCGCAATCCACAGCCGCTGAACCGTCAGCGGGGGAGGACGGACAATCTCAAGCACATAGCCAGCAACACAGCCAGGCTGGTGCGCCGGATTCACAGTCTGGACAGGAACAGCACCCCCCCAAACCGGCTGGGCCTCAGTATCGACTCCAAGCCAAGATTACGGGACTCGAACGCACTGGCAAGAAGGATCCCATCCTCCGATTCGATGTTCAC ACTAACATTCCCCGCTTTCGAACAACTCAATTCCGAGATGTTCGCCGTCTACACTCCGAGTTTGTCAAACTCGCCGATCATCTGATATCTGCGAATCCAGAGGTGTTTGTCCCCGCGGTCCCGCCGCCTCTGACCTCCGCTGGAGCTGGGAcagacgaggacgagattCGGGTCAAGGCCCTGATGCAGCGGTGGTTGAACTACGTTTGCGGTAACGAAATCCTGATGCGGGACGACGAGATGGTGCTCTTTGTGGAGAGTGACTTTGGTTATAGCCCcatggtgaagaagaagcagccagCGACAGGCGTCCGCAGAAAGATTTTGAAGCAGTTCGCTCCACCCCCTGATGATACCCCCGAGCTTGCGGACGCACGTCCAACCGTCAAGCTCTTTTATCTTGGTAGCATGGATGCCGGACACAAGGTTGATAAGTTGGTGAAGGCCAGGAGGG GACTTGGCCTCTCCGAAGCCGATTATGGTGCTAAACTCACAAGTATGCATGTCCAGGAACCCCATCCTGGTTTGGCAAATGCATATCGAAAGCTGGGTAAAGTCGTCCAGACCGTCGGCGACTATCATGCTGCCCAAGCGACAGCAGAGGCTACAACTATTGGCGACCCATTCCAATATCACTCACAAGACGCTTTCATTGTCAAGGAGTCGCTTACCAACCGTCAGATTCTGATTCGCGAATTCCTACAAGCTCAGGAAGCTACCCGTAGCAAGCTCAATGCGGCTGATCGCCTCAAGGCCAGTTCGAGTGTTCGCCGCGAAAAGGTGGACGAGGCCATCACGGCATTGGATGATGCTCGCCAGCACGAGACCTACTTGTACAACAAGACTAACCGTGTCACCCAAAACTTGGTCCAGGAGCGTCGTAAGTGGTTCTCGAGAACTTCTGCTGATCTCCGCCTGAGCATTAGGGAATATGTGCTCAGAGAGATTGAAGCCGAGAGGCGGACTCTGGCCCTGCTGGAGACGGTCCGACCGGATATCCGATCAATTGACGCCTCCGGTGGATTGAGCCGATTGGGTCGTGAGTCACATCCTACCGTGCGTCGATCAAGTCTCGCAGCCAGTCAAGGCCCCAAGGGTGACTCTTGGAGTGGCGTTCCTCGCCGTTCAGATGCCACGGGTCGCAGCGTATCAGGCAGTCTCATCAGCAAGGTGTCGGAGGAAGGCGAGAGCGAAGAGAGCACCGAGGCAGCTCAAGGGCGACAGACGGGGGGCCGTGCCGGCCTTAAGGGTGTCAGcgaagaggatgacgaggatcgTGTGGATGCCAGGAATGCTGCGAGCCGGCTGGCGGCCAGCACCTTctaa
- a CDS encoding Protein BCP1, protein MGKKRAREEGKDVPPADVDKMDEDGSDDEDFDMVDVDFEWFNFDPEVDFHGTKTLLRQLFDVDANLFNMSALADLVLSQPTIGSTIKVDGKATDAYAMLTILNTVVHQEKEPMNDIIKYLIEKAQSSSPLAPIAEVLKSGKHVGLVFSERLINMPSELAPPLYSMLIDEVEAAVEDKEPYDFTHYLILSKTYQELESKLDVENQKRKKAKEEAGIYYFHMEDEVLQKHAVAHGNFNYTKEDESAADSKRAFQEMGVKAHGHMILIEASKFPGAVKAVNEYLSAAQ, encoded by the exons ATGGGTAAGAAGCGAGCGCGCGAAGAGGGCAAGGATGTCCCACCGGCTGATGTCGACAAAATGGACGAGGACGGTTCTGATGACGAG GACTTCGATATGGTCGACGTTGATTTTGAGTGGTTCAACTTTGACCCCGAGGTCGACTTCCACGGCACCAAGACTCTCTTGCGACAACTATTCGATGTTGATGCGAATCTCTTCAACATGTCTGCCCTCGCCGATCTCGTTCTCTCGCAACCCACCATTGGTTCTACCATCAAGGTTGACGGAAAGGCTACTGATGCCTACGCTATGCTCACGATTCTTAACACGGTTGTCCACCAGGAAAAGGAGCCCATGAACGATATCATCAAATACCTAATCGAGAAGGCGCAGAGTAGCTCGCCACTGGCACCCATTGCCGAAGTTCTCAAAAGTGGAAAACACGTGGGACTTGTGTTCTCTGAACGCCTTATTAACATGCCTTCTGAGCTGGCCCCACCGCTATATTCAATGCTCATCgacgaggttgaggctgctgtGGAGGACAAGGAACCCTACGATTTCACCCACTACTTGATATTGTCCAAGACATACCAGGAACTCGAATCTAAGTTGGATGTCGAGAATCAGAAGCGCAAAAAGGCAAAGGAGGAGGCCGGCATTTATTATTTCCACATGGAGGACGAGGTGCTGCAAAAACACGCGGTAGCGCACGGCAATTTCAATTACACAAAAGAGGACGAGTCGGCGGCAGACAGTAAACGGGCATTTCAAGAAATGGGTGTTAAGGCGCACGGGCACATGATTCTTATCGAGGCGAGCAAGTTCCCAGGGGCAGTCAAAGCTGTTAATGAATATCTCAGTGCGGCGCAATAG
- a CDS encoding probable chorismate mutase: MDTVINMADAAHALDLARIRFQLIRLEDTITFHLIERVQFALNGTIYIPGAVELPEANLSFLDWYFREQEKLQSLIRRFESPDEYPFFPDALQSPILKPLNYPKILHENSVNVNDKIKKFYTEKFLPAVCPDFGREERGESQENYGSTATCDIACLQALSRRIHFGKFVAESKFRSDEEKYIRLIKAEDREGIAESITNAAVEKKVLERLRLKALTYGKDPSIPDGTEGAAKIDVDAVVSMYKDFVIPLTKEVEVEYLMQRLEPSA; the protein is encoded by the exons ATGGATACCGTTATCAACATGGCCGATGCCGCACACGCACTGGATCTGGCCCGAATCCGATTCCAACTTAT TCGTCTTGAGGACACAATCACCTTCCATCTGATCGAGAGAGTGCAATTCGCATTGAATGGT ACGATCTACATTCCTGGAGCTGTCGAATTGCCTGAAGCGAACCTGAGCTTCCTCGACTGGTATTTTCGCGAGCAGGAGAAGCTACAATCCCTTATCCGACGCTTCGAGTCGCCTGACGAATATCCTTTCTTCCCTGATGCATTGCAAAGCCCAATACTCAAGCCTCTCAACTACCCCAAGATCTTGCATGAGAACAGCGTCAATGTgaacgacaagatcaagaaatTCTATACGGAAAAGTTCCTCCCCGCAGTTTGCCCCGATTTCGGACGCGAGGAGCGGGGTGAGTCTCAAGAAAACTACGGCTCAACCGCAACTTGCGATATTGCTTGTCTGCAAGCTCTATCACGACGCATTCACTTCGGCAAGTTTGTCGCAGAGTCCAAATTCCGGTCGGACGAGGAAAAGTATATTCGGCTtatcaaggctgaagatCGGGAGGGCATCGCTGAATCCATCACTAATGCAGcagtggagaagaaggtcctTGAGCGACTACGACTCAAGGCTCTGACATACGGCAAGGACCCCTCCATCCCCGACGGAACCGAGGGAGCGGCGAAAATCGATGTTGACGCTGTTGTTTCAATGTACAAGGACTTTGTTATCCCATTAACCAAGGAAGTTGAGGTGGAATACTTGATGCAAAGACTAGAACCAAGTGCCTGA